AGTTCCATGAAGCGGGTGACCAGTGCCGAGGGCCGCAGGCCGCGCGGGGCGGTCACTGCCTGCCTGATCAGCACCTTTGCTTCAGCGCCCGCGCCCGGTACCAGCTTCAGCGCCAGTTCGGAACGCGCTGCGGCCGAAGCCTGCGGTTCCTGCAGGGCACGCTGCACCTCATGGTTGGCTGCAACGGCCTGGTTGAAGCGGAACAGTTCGCTTTCCAGGGCCTCGAGCCCGGCCAGGCCGGGACCCTTGTTTTCCGCTACAGCGGAAACAACCGTTGCACCCAGGGTTTCCAGGGCATCGCCGAGGTCACGCGCAGTGCGCCACCGCGACTCCACCAGAGAAGCAACAAGCTGCTCGGCGCTGGTCGAAACCTTGCCGCCTACCAGCTTCGAGACCAGGGCTGCCTTGGCGGAGGCTTCACGAGCCGGATCCGTCAGTGCGCGGACCAGACCGGCGTCGCTGTCCAGCAGGCCAAGAATTCCAAAGAGTTCCTCTGCCAGGGACGCAGTGGCGCCGGGAAGCATGCCTTCCAGCTTCGTCTGTGCCGCGGCCAGGGACTCGCTCGATATACCTGCCATTACTGGACCGCACCTGCGTTCTGGGATTCCAGGTCGTCAAGGAAGCGGTCAACTACACGGGCAGCACGGGCATCGTCGGCGAGGGACTCGCCTACGATCTTGCCTGCCAGCTCCGTGGCGAGGGTGCCCACTTCGCTGCGGAGGGAAACGACAGCTGCCTGGCGCTCCGCCTCAATGGCGACGTGGGACTGTTCCATGATGCGGGCGGATTCGGCGCCTGCCTTGGCCTTGAGATCAGCGAGGATCTGGGCGCCTTCGGCGCGTGCTTCCTCACGGATCCGGTTGGCCTCGGTGCGGGCATCGATCAGCTGCTGCTTGTATTCATCCAGGGCCGCGCTGGCCTCAGCCTGTGCGGCTTCGGCCTTCTTGAGTCCGCCTTCGATGGCCTCGGTACGCTCTGCGTACGTCTTCTCGAACATCGGGACGACGAACTTGACCACGATGAACATCAGCACAGCGAAGCCAAGCAGTGTTACGAGGATCTCCCAGATGTTTGGGATCAGAGGATTCGCGCCTTCTTCAGCGGCGAGGATTAGTGCCTCGTTC
This Arthrobacter sp. zg-Y20 DNA region includes the following protein-coding sequences:
- a CDS encoding F0F1 ATP synthase subunit B, whose protein sequence is MNEALILAAEEGANPLIPNIWEILVTLLGFAVLMFIVVKFVVPMFEKTYAERTEAIEGGLKKAEAAQAEASAALDEYKQQLIDARTEANRIREEARAEGAQILADLKAKAGAESARIMEQSHVAIEAERQAAVVSLRSEVGTLATELAGKIVGESLADDARAARVVDRFLDDLESQNAGAVQ
- a CDS encoding F0F1 ATP synthase subunit delta, producing the protein MAGISSESLAAAQTKLEGMLPGATASLAEELFGILGLLDSDAGLVRALTDPAREASAKAALVSKLVGGKVSTSAEQLVASLVESRWRTARDLGDALETLGATVVSAVAENKGPGLAGLEALESELFRFNQAVAANHEVQRALQEPQASAAARSELALKLVPGAGAEAKVLIRQAVTAPRGLRPSALVTRFMELVAARQQRWIAEVQSSRPLTQEQQKRLQSSLNGLYGRELKINVNVDPAILGGIRVTVGDEVVDSTVATRLTELRRKLAV